ATTCATCGGAATCAAATCAACCAAACTCTTCCCTACCGAAGCAGTCgcaaagacagagagagagagagagacgtggaCATGGCACAAACGAGCACGAAGAGGgaacgaaagagagagagagagagatctacgCATGGTCATCGGCTGGCGACGATACCGTTGACGAGGGCGAGAGCGTTGCTCGTGTACTGTTTCACGAGCCACACTCGGCGGCAGACGTCGGCCTTCGCCCGGCTCTCGGGTCCCACCTCCTCGAAGCCATCGACGCACGTGTCCTCGTTCGTGAGCGCGGCGCTCATCCACGTCTGGGCGTTGGACATCCGCCACACCGCCGCCGCGGaccccgccgcctccgcctccaggCCGCACAGCTCCCCCGCAGTCCGCCGCGCCAGGTCAACCGCGTCGCCCAGTGAGTCCGCGCAGTCACGTAGCGCCCCCGCCTCCGGGCAGGCAGAGGCGGACTTGGCAGTACCGCAGGCGCGTCGGAGAGAGGTGACATGGGCGGAGAGGGAGGCGACGCGGGCGAGCGTGAGGTTGGTGGCGAATCGGGCGAGCTGGATGGGGCTCTGCTGGACGGCGAAGGAGTAGCCGGCGAGCGACCTGTAGCAGAGGCTGGGGTACCGAGTGGCGCCGCACCGCGCCCGGATAAACTCCGTGGAGTTCTCGCCGAAGGAGGCCTGCGGCTGCGACGCTTGGACCAGCGGAATCCTGGCGGCGAGCGCATGCAGGACGGTGAAGGAGAAGAATAAGACAAAGAGAAGACAAATCTTTCGAGCCATCGTCTGAAGAAGTTGAGAGACTGGTTCGTGTCGTCGGGAGGCTTCGGAAGGAGAGCTTATATAGGCATGTTCGCAACGGAAATGACATGGGTCGGTGGGACCCGACGACGGAACCCCGCATGTTAAGACCTTTCTCGAGTGAGGGAGCGGCTCAGCTGTCCGTCCGCAGGCAGGATCCAGCGCTTCTCTGCTCGCAGTCCACGAAGACGGAGAAAGCGGGGGGAAGAGTTCGAGTGCTGCTCGGCCGAGCGCACAACACAGGCGGCCGTCGAAGGAGGGCCGCCCATTCGTTGGTGGAGCAGTAAAATATCGACAGGAGCTGCCACCTTCTCACCCGGACGCCATCAGACACGGAGGGTCAGTATCACCGTGGGGCCTTCTCCTCTTGCGTCCGATAGGAATGCAGCTCGTCCGAGCAGAGACGGCAATTACAGCTGGTCCACGTTGCATCAATCCAATTTGATCGATCGACTTGATCGACACATGCGAGACATCGAGATCAGTGTTTTTGTGAATCAAGCGTGAGATGCTGTACCCTGGCGGTGTGATTTTGGCGTCCATCCGAAGAGAACTAACACGTGTCACTAACCGGAGACCCACTTACCAGCGGGACCCACGGTAGCATCCAACACGATGCGACTTCCCGTGAAGGGAGTAGTAGTGGCAGTGGCCGGTGACGTGCGAGCGGGCACTCGAGTAGGCGTGGGAAAAGCGAGGCAGAAATGGCGGCCGTGGGTCGATGGGGTCCAATAAATGCCTTAAAGTGCGGCGGGTTGGTCGTGTTCCGACCCCACAACACACACTTCGTTAACAACGTACGTGACTTGCTCGCCTAACCTTTTCCAGAAGCTTCAATAAGTCACTGGCGACCGAGAAATGTTCCTCCAAAATAATTAATATGTAAATTTATTTATCCATCTAATAATCATGTAGAAATATAagttaaattatatttatatatgtatgtaatttTATCTTAAAATTTGGGGGTTTATTGCCAACGAATCATTTAGTTCTGCACATAGGTTGGGGCCACTAACGAAAAATGTTCAAAGGATCCAACTCAATCTGTCCTTCAAATTGATTGCATTTTTATCACAATCATCGCCTAGATTTGCACCAGAACGGATTTAGTTGACTTTTCTAATAACCATCAAATCAAGGATAAAGTCAGCTTTTCCTCAACCCATTCCCACTTGCCACTAAAAAactacaaaaatatgttttatgtACTTATTCGTTGGATCTCATCCTAATAGTTAATTACATCGTCATCAATGACCGACCATTAATTAATTGGAGGCATCTATCGGCTGGCCCTGCCAAGCCATGCTCATGCTCATGCCCTAATCTAGCTCCTGATGCAATGTCATCGGATCGTCACTTTGATGTGATAAAATGAATCTTATCGTATTAAGAACCGGATTTGTAAGATAAATCTTGAATCAAATATCTCCATATAGAAGCATCGACGATGGGCAGCCTACTCGATGAGATCCTTCAACGAAATTTTCTAAATCGGTTTTGTGGTTCTAAATAAAATTTAATGGTCAAAGAGATGACCTTATTTATagtattaattaaataatttatttacttGTAAGGGTGAAAACACTTTGGATTtattttctaatatatatttagtctTTAATAAGTAAAATAATTGAAAATCAATACTTTTATAAGAGCTAAGGTTGGGATATATCCTTAATGAATTATATAGTTCTCATATTGATGAAGATAAATGATCACTTATCAAATGGCTAATTAAATATTACTCATATAGTTAGATCTTCTTAACATATtcgtttttaaacttaaaaaatttatatttgaatctttatagttataaaagtgaaacattctATTTACCATAACATCGTTggttttatcaatgaaaacataaaaataatagataaaaaataattttaatgtttcggTTGGTGGTGATGAAAGGCGTCGATAGTGACGAATGGCAGCACCGTTGAGGGCCGCGGATAGCTATTGTGTATGAGGATAATGGTGACGAGAGATATGAGTTGCTCTGTATCTATGTCGGTGTCGATGCAGTTCCGAGCAGTATTATTTTGCTTGTCGACGACGATGCAAATGTCGAACAGTACTTTCACTACTCGACAACTATGTTGACACCGATGCAAATGTAGAGTGACTCTCATCTTTCGATATCACTCTCCTTATCTATATCATTCACCTACAGCTCTCAATAGTATCATCATTCATCATCATCAACTGaaacattaatattatttttttatcgattattttcatgttttcattggtaaaatcgatgatgttatgataaatagacctatatattttacttttataactataagaattttaataatttttttaaaatctaacGATCATAATGTTATTGAGGTCTAATTATATGAGATAATTATCGGATAACATCCATTGAGAAATCATATCTTTTAGCTTATTTAAAAAGGATAAAATCATGTGGGCTcaccaaaaataaataatttttgctAAAGATAAATTATGACTTATAAAATAGTAATACATTCTATTGCGTAAAATCATATATAGTATACTCAAAACGGATAATTTCTCACGTGTTATCGTGCTTGCATTGTATTTATGCATACAaactgtcacgacccgggtctgatgagctaactggccaataactccattttggtcctcaacggcggaccaaaatgcttaagcgggaggtaacgtagtacactcatcaggcccttataagctaatcacacacattccccacttccgatgtgggactaatgggatattacactatccccaacccaattagcttgacgtcctcgtcaaggcctgacatatcccagatcgaaccctagcatagtgcatgtgaggtttaactcagtggtggctccacgccgtgacgagttctctgactccatccacgggtagccctttcctactgcagccctctcaccctgcccttctctgactccatccacgggtagccctttcctactgcagccctctcaccctgccctaatgctaggtcggctctgataccaccaaatgtcacgacccaggtctgatgagctaactggccaataactccattttggtcctcaacggcggaccaaaatgcttaagcgggaggtaacgtagtacactcatcaggcccttataagctaatcacacacattccccacttccgatgtgggactaatgggatattacactggcatcagtgtaatatcccattagtcccacatcggaagtggggaatgtgtgtgattagcttataagggcctgatgagtgtactacgttacctcccgcttaagcattttggtccgccgttgaggaccaaaatggagttattggccagttagctcatcagacccgggtcgtgacatttggtatcagagccgacctagcattagggcagggtgagagggctgcagtaggaaagggctacccgtggatggagtcagagaactcgtcacggcgtggagccaccactgagttaaacctcacatgcactatgctagggttcgatctgggatatgtcaggccttgacgaggacgtcaagctaattgggttggagatagtgtaatatcccattagtcccacatcggaagtggggaatgtgtgtgattagcttataagggcctgatgagtatactacgttacctcccgcgtgACACAAACGATCTATTATCAAATTGCAACACTTATGGTTTTCTAATTTTGCAAGAAACTTCTATTGCCAAATTGTAGAACTTTTTTTTCTCTATGCTAAATAATCTCATTAAttgttaatttatatttttaaaaataattatatcattaAGATGTCATTGAGTACATCAATAGAATCATAATTTGAAAGAGGGGTGCAATTAATTGTAGCTTTGGCAGCAAGCTCATGTGAGATGGAGTTGGTTTTTCTTGGGACAAAGTCCCCACGTATAATGTTTACAGAAGAAGTCATGATAAGGATGAGGAGGTTTGAAGAACTTGCAGTTGCGTGAGGCTTAGGCAGTCTGATCCGATGATGATGCTTCTCAAGCTAAGATGGTTTGGTTTTTCTGATGCATCCCAGACGATCTAACATTCTGCGTGAAACGGATCCGATGCATGATGGATGTCACATTCTACATCAACAATGACTCCAATCGAAGAACGAATGAAACAGTCCGTTCCAGAGTTATTAGTGGAAAAGAAACCATCATAATCAATAATAATTTTGTTATGTACCTTTATATTGTCGCCTGAAATATGGCTTGATCCTATTCCAAAAATATAAATGGGCTAAGAGCGGGAATGGCTCCGAGATAGGGCTAAGTTACGCTCGATCTATGCCGGGGTCCTACGTAGATCGATATTCGAGGATTTTCGATTTGACCCCTTCAATGACTAAGTTAGCAAGTGAAAAATGTGTTAGAAGTTGATCTCCTATCTCAAGATAGGGGATCACTATTTATATTTGTGGGGATGACTTGAGAGTATGATAATTGATAATGGTTGTTGGTACCTCATACGACATGATCATGTGGGTGATTGACCTGTATATCTCTTGTCGTGTGAGTCGATCTGTACAGATTCCTATGGTGCGACGTCGATTTGTATAGTCTCGTGCGGTGTAGAGCTGACCATAGGGACATCGCTCGCGGCTCAAGTCATGTGGGTAATCAccacatttgttcactaacaaatCTAAAGCGCTATTTATTTTTTCCCCATGTTCTAATCAATGCTATGCAAGTGATTAAAACAAATCATTGAAGATAGATCATTATGCATGAATGCAATCAATTAATTTGGTTCAAGCAAACACATATATGTGAGTTTTGCAAGCAAAACATAACATTTAGACTATGGTTACAATTATTGTTTTTATTAGAGCTTTGTATAAAGTAAATATTTCTAAGTATTTTTACATCTtgcattattaattttttttatcaatataagattatatatatcagtatatgctaaatttaaatttaatggcaTATGTGCTAAAATGTAATTTTGAGAAAAGAAAGAGGCGAGCCCAGTTCAGCTGCCGCTTGGGCCGTGTGGGTCCACTCGAACCAACCGCCTCGAGAACCGCGCCGCGGCACGCGAAACGACGTCGCCACGATCCCCGGTTATGCTATCCCACCTTTTATATGTTCGAATCTCTTCCATTTCTCGCCACGACActcttctctctccctcttcccCATCTCCTCCGCCGATTGCCTCTTACCAATGGTGATGTTCACGGTGACGCGAAAGGAAACCGTCCCCTTCGATGGTCAGAAGCCCGGGACCTCGGGCCTCAGGAAGAAGGTGCGCGCCATTgatttccttcttcttcctcgtcctcCACTTTGAATCTGGGTTATACTCTTGGTATTCCTACAGATTTTTGGGGATCTTGTTTTCTTGTTGTGCGTAGGCGACTGGTTTCCGTTTGGATGACGATGGATTCCACATCGATCTGCCTGTTCTTGGATTTTTCCTATTATTTCTTTTATTGCGTTCTTCTTTATGTTGCTAAATGACGAACTTTTATTATACTGTATGCAAGATTGCTTGAGATCCGACCTGAGTTAGTTTCGCTTGTATTTGGTATTCGGTCTAGTACTAGCTGCCCAAGTTAGATCGGACAATTTTATTGGTGGCTCTGGCTATAAATTCTAGTGACAGATAGCAAAACAAAGAAGAATTTGTACGACAAACGATGACCGGAGTTTCGTTCCTGTTTATGCAGTTACAGAAAATGTGTGCTTTTTATATGAGGATGCACTTTACACTAGCAATTGTAGTGATCATATTATATGAGTAATTATCGGATCTGATTAAATTAGACAGAATATGGGTAGCCATGATACTAATTCTTTTAGAAACTTGTTTCTCCCCGCTTGCCATTTGTTTGTTGTGAATCTTAATTCCAAAGGGTAATGGTGGTCGGCTCATCTGAACGATATTGATATGTACAATCTTGAGCACTGAGTTGTTTCGCTGTTTGATTAAGATGTTTTTTTTCCCTTTGATATGGTGAATCAATCTTTCCTATAAAGTCAAGAAAAATTAGCAGCAAATTCTCTATTACAAGATAAGACAACATAAAACTTGTTTATTATTTACAGAGCTGGATTCTAGGTTTCTTTTTGTGTTTCATTTGAGTCCATCAAAATGCAGCTGTCCAAATATGATTCATCTTTTGCTTGTAAGTTGGCTCTTTGATACTACTGCTTTAGCATAATCGTAGGAATACAAGTAAACCGCTTCATTTAATGGTATATATTTTTCATGGAATAGAGTAACTGTGAGGTGGATTTTTGCTTTGACATTGACCCCTTTCTTACTACTTGTGGTGGAGTTTCATGTAAGAGGAGTCTTCAACCTTCACATATTGTCTTTTATCCttcagtttaacctaaattaagTGAGATTTGCTTTCAGGTGTCAGTTTTTAAGCAGCCTAATTATTTGCACAACTTTGTTCAATCAACATTCAATGCCCTCCCTGCTGACAAAGTGAAGGGTGAGTTTAATTTTCTCCTCCATAAATGCATTATGTTGTTGATGCAGTGATTCAGTCAGATGTTTGATATTTTTGCTAGGTTTGTTATATGAGTATAGACTAGTGTAACTATTTGATGGTCAAGAGATTGTTGTACATCACAGAGGTGCCTTTCTTCATTTTTACATGACCAGGCCATGACTCATTCAGATACATTAGAGATTCGTGATACTTTATTTCAATATAATCAGTAGAATTGATTAATTCTACTTTCGTTTGTTGTGCTGATGGTCTTAACTCTTAACCGACTTCCTTGGAAGACTATTTGACACACTGTGTCAAAGGGTGGATGCAACTGACACTTATTTGATTTTGCATAATTTATAGCAGGACACAAATGAAACACTGGGAGATGGAGGAAGTGGAAGGAGAGGAGTTAGTATAGGgagagaaggaggaagaggaagaggaagaggaaggaggaggataaGTAAGAGGAAGATAATTAACtaattattttattcttttatgggTCAGAGTGGACTGCCCAAAACGGTGGCAGTTCGCGTACCAAACCGCTACGTATTGCCCGTTTCGTTTCAGCCCGGGTGAGAAAGATAACCTTGGTGGGAACTACTCTGTAGTTAGGCCGTAGACTTATTTAAAATATCAGAGGATCTCTTTAGCTGAGACCAACCAACTTCTGGTCTTGCTGAAAACAAATGGATTTTGAAGAGGGATTGCCAAAGAGCTTGAGTTTGTTAAACCAAGATTAGCTAGAGGGACAAGTGCAGAAGGTGAGTCTCTTTTAATTATTTGCTTACATGATTTTCTGTTCGTATCTACTTAGGCTAAGGAATTGAGAACAGAAAACTAAAATAAGAAGTTG
This Musa acuminata AAA Group cultivar baxijiao chromosome BXJ1-2, Cavendish_Baxijiao_AAA, whole genome shotgun sequence DNA region includes the following protein-coding sequences:
- the LOC103976169 gene encoding pectinesterase inhibitor 11-like yields the protein MARKICLLFVLFFSFTVLHALAARIPLVQASQPQASFGENSTEFIRARCGATRYPSLCYRSLAGYSFAVQQSPIQLARFATNLTLARVASLSAHVTSLRRACGTAKSASACPEAGALRDCADSLGDAVDLARRTAGELCGLEAEAAGSAAAVWRMSNAQTWMSAALTNEDTCVDGFEEVGPESRAKADVCRRVWLVKQYTSNALALVNGIVASR